The sequence cgtagggtttagggttaggtagggtttagaattgggtagggtttagggttagtagggtttatggttagtagggtttagggttagaatggttttagggttaggtagggtttaggttaggtagggtttagggttagtagggtttagggttatgtagggttagggttaggtagggtttagaattaggtagggtttagggttagcatggtttagggttagaagggtttagggttagtagggtttagggtatgtaggatttagggctagaaagggtttagggttaggtagggtttaaggttagaaggggtttagggttaggtagggtttagggttagaatgggtttagggtaggtagggtttagggttaggtagggtttagggttaggtaggatttagggttaggtacggtttagggttagaaagggtttagggttagtagggtttaaggttagtagggtttagggctagaaaggttttaggttaggtagggttagtagggtttagagttatgTAGGGttaaggttaggtagggtttagggttagtagggtttagggttaggtaggatttagggtaggtatggtttagggttaggttttaggtagggttttagggtaggaagggttttagggttagtagggtttagggttaaatagggtttagggttaggtagggtttacgtttagggttaggttgGTTTACGATTtgataggtttagggtttaggtagtatgaagggtttagggattagggttTGGTTTAtgtaaggtttagggttagataggaTTAAGGTCTAGGTttaggtaggatttagggtcaggtatgattagggtttaggtagtagGAAAGGTTAGCGTTTGGTTTAGgttgggtttaaggtttggtTTAGAATAATGCTTAGGattatagggtttagggtttgtttgtttttttgtttatgcattTAGTGCTGAGTTTTTcggataaaattttatattaatattattgattcataagttttcttaaaatgttaaaatttttaaagtgatttttaatgttcttaaaacaaaatatgtatttttttattaagttttttgtgacaataagttgaatatattttagaccacaaatcataaatattctcAGTCTTATACAATTTGTTCTTTAAGTTATTCCTCAGTTCTTAACCAAGAATAATAAATAGTAAGAGTTTTTCTCTGACTATGTTTCTTTATATATTCTAATAGTCGAGTGGTACGAGCATGGACGTAATGGCagaatttgtaaatatttacaAGTACAACTTTTCATCGTAAGAATCCCTACTGTACACGTTAATAGAGACACATGGTTGTGGTTTTTATGGAATAATTATGGTTAACGAGCTTATTCAACATGTTGTTAGTAATCTCCTATATAtactcttctctttctcttaatAAACAGTCCTCCTGCTTAAATTCTAACGAAATAAttttgcgatggtccctgcggatgctaacgcaatgtgatttctgcccagtgctctgaatgtcaaagtgaagaaattcaaccaagcgcgggtaaacggcgggagtaactatgactctcttaaggtagccaaatgcctcgtcatctaattagtgacgcgcatgaatggattaacgagattcccattgtccctgtctactatccagcgaaaccacagccaagggaagaAGTGGAGGCAAAGCTGATTTGAAAACGCATCGTTTTGGAGAGGCGACAGAAAAGGCGATAGAGGCGATTAGCGATTACGAGCAAGAACGGCATGAGTATGGCGGATCCGCCGGGGTTACCTCCATCTCCGCAGAGTGGGGGTCGATCTCGGGAGGGTACGCAAGGTTCTGACGAAGTGGCACGACTCAATCTAACCATTTTGGATCCCGATCAAATCACTGATTTGGATTCACAGAGTATTACGATGGATGGAGCCAAGGTTGCGTCACCAAGGAGGATAGATCTGgaaaggaaggataagggatcgaTTCAAGACACGATTGCTGGAGGATCTAAAGGATCGTGGGTTGGAGCAGTTCAAGGGCAAAAAGTTCTGAAGAAATATGATGTGGAGGTAACAATGAAGGATGGAATTGGTTCGGTAACGGTTCCGGAGGAGATCACGAAGGATGCTGCACTACTATGGGATGATTTCCTTATTGGAAAATTCCTGGATAACGCTCCGCACATTGCTAAGGTTCATGCGATAGTCAATAAGATCTGGAATCTTAATGACAAAACCCAGAGGATTGATGTGTATGAGGTTAATGAAACATCGATGAAGTTCAAGATTCCAAATCAAGCTGATCGGAACAGAATACTGAGAAGAGGTATGTGGAACCTAGCTGGGATTCCTGTGGTTCTGACGAAATGGTCACCGGTGACGGAGAAGGAGAAGCCTCCAGTGCAGTCGATTCCGATGTGGGTACATATTAAAAACGTTCCTCTCAACATGATTTCGTGGCAAGGGTTGAGTTTTGTGACGAGTCCTATTGGCAGCCCAGTCAGACTGCACCCAGAGACAGCGCAATGCTTGAAGCTTGATGTAGCAAAGATTTTTGTTAATGTAGATCTGACAAAAGATCTGCCAACAAAGATGAACTTCAACATTGAGGGCAAGGAAGTGTTGATAGAATACACATATCCGAAGCTTCCAACGAAATGTTCTATCTGTGAGTCGTGGGGTCACTCAATAAAAACCTGTAAGAATGGTAAGACAATTCAGATAGAGAAGCAACAAGATAGTTTGGAGGAAGGGGAAATAGTGGATAAGCAGAAGGAGATAATAAATGACATGGTGCAAGAGTCTTCTTCGGAGGAAGTTACTGGAGGGTTAGAAGGGAATAAGGAAGTTGGTAACTCAAAGGAAGGAAGTATAAGTATGATAAAGGTGGATGATATGATAGCTGAGGAAGTGGTGGAGAAAAGAAACGAGTGGTCAGAAGTTACTCCAGGAAAGGCTAGTCGCTCTCCTGGTAGAAGGGAACTGGAGTTTGGGTCGGTAACCTTACTTACCAACTCTAGATTCTCTGTTCTGATGCCAGTTGTTGAGCAAGAGGTTGAGGCACTTGAGCAGCAAGATATAGAGGTGCAATCTGAAGAGCAGTCTGAGGAAGATATCTTAAAGGAAACTGATGAAGAGATTCCTCGTCGAATATTGCCTAGAGAATCAAAACTCAATCATCGGTACCTCAAGGTAAAGACAAGTCAGAAAGCTATGGAAGCAGATCCAAGCTATCTGAATAAGAAGAAGCCCCGACGCCAATAATATGTCTGGTTTTTACTGGAATATTAGAGGTTTCAATCAATTTTCGAAGCATAAGGTGGTTAAGGAATGGGTGAGGAAGTGTGGGCTTCAGTTTGGATGTTTAATAGAGACGAGGGTTAAGGAAAACAAAGCGAAGAAGATATTGGAGGAAGTGTTTCCAGGGTGGTCTTATATAACGAATTATGATCATCATCGGTTAGGGAAAATTTGGATTACATGGGGTCCGGGGGTGAGAATCACTCCATGTTTTAAGAGCACTCAGCTAGTTACATGCTCGGTGTTACTAGAGGGAATGGAGGATGAGTTTTATTGCTCTTTTGTGTATGGATTGAACTTGGCGGAAGAACGGAAGGAGTTATGGAGCGATCTTATGGTTCATCAAGATTCTCCCATTATTAAGAAATCTCCGTGGATTGTTTTGGGGGATTTCAATGAGATCCTAAGTGGGTTAGAGCATTCGGTAGAGGATTCTGGTCATGACTCTCAGGGGATGAGAGAGTTTCAGGACGCAGTGAAGCATTGCTCTCTTCTAGATATGTCTTATCAAGGGCCTCGCTTTACTTGGTGCAATAAGAGGGAGAATGGAATTATCTGCAAGAAGCTGGATCGAACGCTAATGAATGATGAATGGTTGCGAAAGTTTCCTCAATCTTATTGTGTTTTCGAGGCGGGAAGGTGTTCTGATCATCAGAGATGTAGGGTTGTTTTGAAGACTGAACTATTGAAGCCAAAAAAGCCTTTTAAATTTGTGAATGCTCTTGTGGAAATGCCGGAGTTCCTTTCTCAAGTTAAGGGGTTTTGGGATGACACGGAGCCTTTATTCAACTCCACCTCGGCGTTGTTCAGATTGTCTAAGAAGTTGAAGGCTCTGAAGCCAGTCTTGAAAAGCTTAAGTAGAGAGAAGGTTGGCGAGATAATTAAGAAGACAAGAGAAGCGTATAAGACTCTTTGTGATGCTCAATCTAAGACGTTGGCAACTCCTAATCAGATGAATATTCATGAAGAAGCTGTGGCTTATAGAAGATGGGTTTTTCTGTCGGCTTTGGAGGAAAAGGTATTAAGTCAGAGAGCTAAAGTGCACTGGTTGAATGTGGGGGATGGGAATAATAAGAGTTTTCATAGAGCGGCCACAGTAAGGGAGATTCGAAATTCTATCAGGGAGATTAAAAGGGTGGATGGTACAATTGCGAATAATCAAGAGGATATTAAGCAGGAGGCAGTAAATCATTTCTTTACTTTCCTAAATCATGTTCCTGAGGATTTTAGGGAGGTCAGAGTGGAGGAGTTAAAGGAGCTACTAAACTATGAGTGTACTGAGGAAGATAGAGATATGCTTATGAGGAGGGTAACTGCAGAGGAAGTGAGAAAGGTTGTGTTTTCAATGGCTGCAGACAAGTCTCCGGGTCCTGATGGCTACACAAGCGAGTTCTTTAAAGCTTCTTGGGGTATTACAGGATCGGATTTCGTGATTGCAGTTCAAGCTTTCTTCGACACAGGATTTTTGCCAAAGGGTATTAACTCTACTATATTGGCTTTAATTCCAAAGAAGAATGATGCAGTATCTATGAAAGACTACCGTCCTATCTCATGCTGTAATGTGATCTACAAAGTAATCTCCAAGCTTCTAGCTAACAGGATGAAAGGTCTGCTTCCGCTTTTCATCTCTTTGAACCAGTCTGCGTTCGTTAAAGATCGTTTGCTTATGGAAAATGTTCTCTTAGCTTCAGAATTGGTGAAGAATTATCATAATGACTCGGTTACAGAGAGATGTGCAATGAAGATTGATGTTTCCAAAGCCTTTGACTCTGTCCAATGGTCTTTTCTGTTGAAGGTTTTGGCTGCGTTGAACTTCCCGGAGAAATTTATTACTTGGATAAAGAAATGTATTGAATTAGCCTCTTTTTCAGTACAGATAAATGGAGAGTTAGCAGGGTATTTTAATAGCAAGAGAGGATTGCGCCAAGGCTGTGCTCTATCGCCATATCTCTTCATTGTTTGTATGCAAGTTCTCTCCAAGCTCCTTGATAAAGCTGCAGTTGAGAAGAAGATTGGCTATCATCCTTACTGCAAGGATATAAACCTGACGCATATTTGTTTTGCTGATGATGTCCTGGTTTTTTCAGACGGGAAGAAGACTTCTATTGAGGGTATCCTAGCAGTTTTTCAAGAGTTTGCAAGGGTTTCTGGTCTGAACATTAGTTTGGAAAAATCAACGCTATATTTGGCTGGAGTACAAGCAGAGGATAGTGAAGCTATAATGGAGCAATTCCCCTTTGAATCTGGATCTTTACCGGTGAGGTATTTGGGGCTTCCTTTACTCACGAAAAGAATGAATGCTCAAGATTATAGCCCGCTTTTATCGCGAATTAGAAGCCGTATTTCCTCCTGGACGGCTAGACATTTATCATTTGCGGGTAGGCTTCAATTGGTTGGGTCTGTTCTTTACAGTATCACCAATTTTTGGATGTCCGCCTATAGATTACCAAGCTCCTGTATCAAAGAAATCAATAGCCTCTGTTCAGCTTTTCTTTGGTCAGGACCAGCTTTGTCAACTCATAAAGCGAAGATTGCGTGGACGGACGTTTGTAAACCAAAGAATGAGGGCGGTTTGGGTTTAAAGAACTTATCTGATGCTAATCGAGTGGCCTGTTTGAAGCTCATCTGGAGGatcttctcaaaaaaaaactcattgtgGGGTCATTGGATTTGGAAGTACCTTATTAGGAAAGGGTCATATTGGAGTGTGAATGAAAAAAGCTCTCTAGGCTCTTGGATGTGGAAGAAGCTTTTGAAGCTAAGGCCTTTGGCTAGACAATTGTCGAGAAAAGTGATAAACAGCGGTTCAGGGACTTCTTTCTGGTTTGATTGCTGGTCACAGGCTGGGCGACTAATAGAGCTAACAGGGGAAAGAGGGCCTATGGATCTTGGCATTCCCATAAATAGCTCAGTGGAGAGTGCTATTCAGCTTTATAGAGCTAAACGGCATAGAGCTCCAGTTCTTCAATTAATTGATCAGGAAGTTGTGAGGCTAAGGAATAAAGGTCTTAACAACCAGGAAGATCTCAGCCTTTGGAAGAGGGAGAATGGGGATTTCAAGGAGGATTTTTCAACTGCGCAAACTTGGAATATCATCAGAACTCAAGCTCCAAAGGTTTCTTGGTTCAAAGGAGTTTGGTTCTCTGGTGCAACTCCGCGGTTTTCTTTCATGGTCTGGATTGCTATACATGACAGACTGGCTACTGGAGATCGGATAAGTAGATGGAATCCTCAGGCCATTGTCCATTGTTGGCTATGTCAAGGTCAGTTTGAGAATAGAGATCATTTGTTCTTTGAATGTGGCTATTCAAAGGAGGTGTGGTGCGAACTTGTTAAGAATCTAGCAGGAAGCAGGAGGATATATGAATGGTTAAGTGTGACCCGTGAAGTAGTGAGAGGACTTAGGGGAAGGATGGAGACATTTCTTTACCGCTACTGTTTTCAGCTGGCTGTCTCTGCTATTTGGAGAGAGCGAAATGTAAGAAGAGTGGGGGAGCACGCTCAGACGGCAGCTTGTCTCACAGCCCGTCTGGATAGAATGGTAAGGAATAGAGTTACCTCGCTAAGAATGAAGACTGGAGGGAAGTATGAGAGAGCAATGGAAGTTTGGTTTGGTAGATACTATTAGAGCATTTATGTAAAGTCTAAGAGTATTTTTCTTTGCTCATAGAGGAGGCAGTGTTTATACTgcaacaatgtttttttttgattgaaataaatttaaacttctttcaaaaaaaaaaaagttattg comes from Brassica rapa cultivar Chiifu-401-42 chromosome A02, CAAS_Brap_v3.01, whole genome shotgun sequence and encodes:
- the LOC117132173 gene encoding uncharacterized protein LOC117132173 — encoded protein: MSMADPPGLPPSPQSGGRSREGTQGSDEVARLNLTILDPDQITDLDSQSITMDGAKVASPRRIDLERKDKGSIQDTIAGGSKGSWVGAVQGQKVLKKYDVEVTMKDGIGSVTVPEEITKDAALLWDDFLIGKFLDNAPHIAKVHAIVNKIWNLNDKTQRIDVYEVNETSMKFKIPNQADRNRILRRGMWNLAGIPVVLTKWSPVTEKEKPPVQSIPMWVHIKNVPLNMISWQGLSFVTSPIGSPVRLHPETAQCLKLDVAKIFVNVDLTKDLPTKMNFNIEGKEVLIEYTYPKLPTKCSICESWGHSIKTCKNGKTIQIEKQQDSLEEGEIVDKQKEIINDMVQESSSEEVTGGLEGNKEVGNSKEGSISMIKVDDMIAEEVVEKRNEWSEVTPGKASRSPGRRELEFGSVTLLTNSRFSVLMPVVEQEVEALEQQDIEVQSEEQSEEDILKETDEEIPRRILPRESKLNHRYLKVKTSQKAMEADPSYLNKKKPRRQ